One part of the Glycine max cultivar Williams 82 chromosome 14, Glycine_max_v4.0, whole genome shotgun sequence genome encodes these proteins:
- the LOC102660549 gene encoding protein MEI2-like 6 translates to MSTACSPLQVILLQTCIMLSQYPYDYLLNPNAQLYNSTPSNQVFYDPRFISQYYVPPSFGFYPNFPFHAPITYDQNVKTDKAWASVRGRKLPAESNARALRNRAQAVPFPNTIQEAETYSITTVMIRNIPNQFKFEDLLLILDEHCFQQNKSAEDTKAWSKFDFVYLPMDYRKHAIEKRMSNLGYAFVNFTTPTAAFKFYSEFQGFEWDVTKNKKICEINVAQHQGKANLKRIFQAKVFKCESRDFLPVLYSRGRDGLNRRIKRNYVGKHVWGLPRRTLGTSSFNPNDV, encoded by the exons ATGAGTACAGCATGTTCGCCGCTTCAAGTCATTTTGCTCCAAACCTGCATCATGCTTTCTCAGTACCCTTATGACTACCTTCTCAACCCAAACGCCCAACTTTATAATTCGACACCCAGTAATCAAGTATTTTATGATCCTCGTTTTATCAGTCAGTACTACGTTCCTCCCAGCTTCGggttttatcctaattttccGTTTCACGCGCCAATTACCTATGATCAGAATGTGAAAACGGATAAAGCGTGGGCCAGCGTTAGAGGAAGGAAGCTTCCAGCTGAGAGTAATGCTAGGGCTCTTCGTAATCGAGCTCAAGCTGTTCCGTTTCCAAACACCATTCAAGAAGCTGAGACTTATTCCATCACCACCGTCATGATTCGCAATATCCCTAACCAATTCAA GTTTGAAGACTTGCTGCTCATACTGGACGAGCATTGCTTTCAACAGAACAAGAGCGCTGAGGATACCAAGGCTTGGTCCaagtttgattttgtttatttgcCCATGGATTATAG GAAACACGCGATAGAGAAAAGGATGTCGAATTTGGGATACGCGTTTGTGAACTTCACCACTCCTACTGCAGCGTTCAAGTTCTACAGCGAGTTCCAAGGTTTCGAGTGGGATGTCACCAAAAACAAGAAGATATGTGAAATCAACGTGGCTCAGcatcag GGCAAAGCTAATCTGAAGAGGATTTTCCAGGCAAAGGTTTTCAAGTGCGAGAGCCGAGATTTTTTGCCTGTGCTATACTCACGAGGCCGTGATGGCTTGAACCGTCGAATCAAGAGAAATTATGTGGGAAAACATGTATGGGGTCTTCCACGAAGAACCCTAGGAACCTCTTCTTTTAACCCAAATGACGTGTGA